TTCTCCATCAGCATCTCCTGGTCGGCGATCGTCAGGGCCATATGCTCCTGCATAATCTGATCCCCTTGCTGAATACTATGCTGCTCAATGGCTTCATATAGACCATAATGCTGCCGGTACAGATGCTCCCAGTTGTGATCCGCCGTGAGCTTGAGCATCCGGCTGCGGTTCAGGTGAACCTTGATCTGCTGGATGACCTCCCAGGTATTCTTTTTATTGCAGCCCATGAAAATCACATGATGGAACTCTTCGTCCAGCATGAACATTTCTTTATAGTCCTGGTCCTCGATGCAGAGCTTCTGCTTGTCCAGATTAGCCTTCAGTTCAATAAGATTCCTGGCCTGGAAGTTGCTGCACGCTTCCCGGATGATTGCCCGCTCCAGATGCTCACGCATGAAGCGGGCTTCTTCCACGAGCTCGGAATCAATCAGGGAGACGACCGTGCCCCGCTGGGGATATACGGCAAGCAGGCCCTCCTGGGCCAGACGGACAAAGGCCTCACGGACCGGGGTGCGGCTGACATTGAACTTCAGTGAAATCTCCTTCTCCGAAATCCCCGTTCCGGGCGGCAGCTCCAGCAGCAGAATCTGATTCTTCAGTGAACGATACACGATGTCCCTAGTGGAGAGTGCTTGTGT
This genomic interval from Paenibacillus sp. FSL H8-0332 contains the following:
- a CDS encoding GntR family transcriptional regulator yields the protein MEYTIGTQALSTRDIVYRSLKNQILLLELPPGTGISEKEISLKFNVSRTPVREAFVRLAQEGLLAVYPQRGTVVSLIDSELVEEARFMREHLERAIIREACSNFQARNLIELKANLDKQKLCIEDQDYKEMFMLDEEFHHVIFMGCNKKNTWEVIQQIKVHLNRSRMLKLTADHNWEHLYRQHYGLYEAIEQHSIQQGDQIMQEHMALTIADQEMLMEKYPQYYKQRSAD